One part of the Carassius gibelio isolate Cgi1373 ecotype wild population from Czech Republic chromosome B6, carGib1.2-hapl.c, whole genome shotgun sequence genome encodes these proteins:
- the tspeara gene encoding thrombospondin-type laminin G domain and EAR repeat-containing protein, whose translation MEGQHKLVPSSWLRALQLILLLLPLTESVTVVPWKPCTDLHPVDLLSRVLPRNGEALSGVRIVQEGGARGIQFFSPTQALTFPSSQLFINCPLFPAEFSIVATVKVSHTRMKKNEYLFAVVKEDVDQLLLSIRFSKEKVHLIYQGSMGRQRLSFKRIRLADNHWHSMVLAISGHHATLTLDCGIPLELVHKQPFPSDLSTDGSRFHIGSQRKWKGLFSGLLRQLVLLPGSDATPRVCPSFEPSLVELSIPTILSNLPVKSQQNDVLLPPYETEVRVTLGSKPACTSAEQGQLWFDTLKRGLFLCDGAYWHSMLQEKDRLDYVDDYQNLYTTSETLDIELFQIPSVGLFAAMAHRSDKPGSAIYRWNHGQFQLYQNISTFKAQAWKQFTIERKMFLAVSNSVGPVDGERELSVIYRWSNKRLKFVRYQTLETHSARDWEAFHINNEAFLAVANHRTENGNHNIDSVIYKWNPGTKTFEVNQTISTSGAYDLEFFTVGPYHFLAVANAFDGTSTQIDSSIYIWLNGAFQLFQTIRTFGATDWEMFQIGNRVFLALANGHMLCERGPSLYTINSTIYELDVTTKMFLKFQDIVTYSAVDWEFFSVGDEHFLVVANSYDGASYSLNSVIYRWQGYEGFVPVHRLPTIGCSDWEFFTSDEGSYLMYSSAKAPLSKVFKLRIH comes from the exons ATGGAAGGACAGCATAAGTTGGTGCCATCATCATGGCTACGTGCACTGCAGTTGATACTACTGCTTCTGCCCCTGACAGAGAGTGTGACCGTAGTACCATGGAAACCCTGTACAG ATCTCCATCCAGTGGACCTGTTGTCTCGGGTGCTGCCCCGTAACGGAGAGGCTCTGTCTGGGGTCCGTATCGTGCAGGAGGGAGGTGCTCGTGGGATCCAGTTCTTCAGTCCTACGCAGGCACTCACCTTTCCATCCTCTCAGCTCTTCATTAACTGCCCTCTCTTCCCAGCAGAATTCTCCATAGTGGCCACTGTAAAAGTGTCTCACACCAGAATGAAG AAGAATGAGTACTTGTTCGCTGTGGTGAAGGAGGATGTAGATCAACTCCTACTTAGCATACGTTTCTCTAAAGAGAAAGTGCATCTCATCTATCAGGGCTCAATGGGGAGGCAGCGTCTCAGCTTTAAAAGAATCCGCCTGGCGGACAACCACTGGCACAGCATGGTGTTAGCCATCAGCGGTCACCATGCCACCCTCACCCTGGACTGCGGCATCCCACTGGAACT GGTCCATAAACAGCCATTTCCCTCTGATCTCAGCACTGATGGATCTAGATTCCACATTGGAAGTCAAAGGAAGTGGAAAGGCCTCTTCTCT GGTTTACTGCGGCAGCTCGTCCTTTTGCCTGGATCAGACGCGACACCACGTGTTTGTCCCTCTTTCGAACCCTCATTGGTTGAGCTTTCTATCCCTACAATCCTGTCAAACCTGCCAGTGAAATCCCAACAGAATGACGTCCTGCTTCCTCCATACg AGACGGAGGTCCGTGTGACTCTGGGTTCTAAACCAGCATGTACTTCGGCAGAGCAGGGACAGCTCTGGTTTGACACTCTTAAAAGAGGCCTTTTCTTATGTGATGGTGCATACTGGCACTCTATGCTGCAAG AGAAAGACAGACTAGACTATGTAGACGATTACCAGAACCTCTACACCACCTCAGAGACGCTGGACATTGAGCTCTTCCAGATTCCCTCTGTTGGCCTGTTTGCTGCTATGGCTCATCGGTCCGACAAACCAGGCTCTGCCATCTACCGCTGGAACCACGGCCAATTCCAGCTCTACCAGAACATCAGCACCTTCAAGGCCCAGGCATGGAAACAGTTTACTATAGAGAGGAAG ATGTTCTTGGCGGTGTCGAACTCTGTGGGCCCAGTGGACGGAGAGCGAGAGCTGTCTGTGATCTATAGGTGGAGTAATAAGAGGCTGAAGTTTGTGCGTTATCAGACCCTGGAGACGCACAGCGCCCGTGACTGGGAGGCCTTTCATATCAATAATGAAGCTTTTTTAGCTGTGGCTAATCACCGAACAG agaatggaaatcacaacattgACAGCGTTATTTATAAGTGGAACCCTGGCACTAAGACATTTGAGGTAAACCAAACCATCTCGACATCAGGAGCTTATGACCTGGAGTTTTTTACCGTAGGGCCCTACCACTTCCTAGCCGTGGCCAATGCATTTGACGGTACCTCCACCCAAATAGATTCATCCATCTACATCTGGCTTAATGGAGCCTTTCAGCTCTTTCAGACCATAAGG ACATTTGGGGCTACAGACTGGGAGATGTTTCAGATTGGAAACAGAGTCTTCCTAGCTCTTGCTAATGGACACATGCTGTGTGAGAGAGGACCAAGCCTCTATACCATCAACTCAACTATATATGAGCTTGATGTGACAACCAAGATGTTCCTCAAGTTCCAAGATATTGTAACATACAG TGCGGTGGACTGGGAATTCTTTTCGGTTGGAGATGAGCATTTCTTAGTCGTAGCCAACTCTTATGATGGAGCTTCTTATTCTTTGAACAGCGTTATATACAG ATGGCAGGGATATGAGGGCTTTGTTCCTGTCCATCGGTTACCCACTATTGGATGCAGTGACTGGGAGTTCTTTACCTCAGATGAGGGTTCATACCTGATGTACTCCAGTGCCAAAGCACCTCTCTCCAAAGTCTTCAAGCTCAGGATCCACTGA